A region of the Sphaerodactylus townsendi isolate TG3544 linkage group LG15, MPM_Stown_v2.3, whole genome shotgun sequence genome:
ATTAAATCAAATGTAGCAAAAGAGTAGCAAGTATGATTGTGATGAAATAAAAAATCTGGAGCAGATAAAGTGTTTTTTATTAAGAAGTGTGAATTATGCTCTTTGCCAAGTATATTGaattgcataagaacataagaacaagccagctggatcagaccagagtccatctagtccagctctctgctactcgcagtggcccaccattaaatattaattttttgtTGGGGTACTCCCCTCACAAAAAGCAGCATTGTTGTAATTTTTTTGACACTGTGccttattatttatatattcaatATTTCTTTATGCAAAGCCTTGAAACAATGGatgagatccaaccagtttttctgctgcCAAACATTGGAGAAGGGGTCCTTTTGACCATCCAAAAAgtctatgctgtggatcattacATCCCAGTAAACAAAATCCATGTGTTGCAGAGGCTGTAGTAATTAATGGAATAAACAAAACTGAAAGGGGGAAGCTCGGTGGATACTACCCAATGTGCCTGATGCATATAGTCGTGGATATACATAGTATGCATAACCTATTCTTATTCATCATTGTACATGACATATTTATAGTTTCATGCATTCAGCTAATTCAAACTGAAatggaacacacacaccctccccccaccatgctagatgtctgttgtgaggagaaaaagggaagttGATTGTAAGTCTCATTGAGACCCCTCAAAACTcgaaggaaaagtggggtataaaaactaactctttttctccatcttcttcAGTACAATCTTTTGATCTACTGTGCAAACTCAGTAAGTTTAACAAATAAGAACAGAACAAGAACAGTAGGTAAAAGCGGTTTTAGGTCTTTTGACTGACTATTCAAGAGCTTAGAACACTGGCATGTGGTTCTTTGTTGTACTGAGGCTGAAGTTTTAACcacagcaacaccttgaataggggGAGAATTAGAATGTGGTGCACGCAGGATTGGAGGACAGCAATGCTGAGCCTTGCTTCCCTTGAACGACACTCAGATCTATTATGGAAGCAAAAGCTGTAGGCTCCAGACTTACATGGGACCTGTTTTTCTCAGGCTTGTGGTTGTGATGAGGGTGGTGACATGAAGTGGCCTTGCTGAGCCCAGTCACATGGCAGGGGAGCCCTCCATGCATGTGTGGGACCTTATTGGAAGGGGTTTTTCCTTCTGGCTTGCCCATCCAGATACCAAGGCTCTGTCAGCTGACATACCAATAAAGTTGTAGCCATTCCCAATTCCAGAATGGCCCCAGTTTGTTGTTTTTGAGTGTTTTACTGTGGTGGGTGGCAAGAGCTCCCTGTTCACCCCTTGCACTACAATAGTGTTCACTTTCCATGGAGTCTACAATTTCACTGGTCCTATGATAGACTGGGATTTATATAACTTTCACAATACCGGAAGGAAACATTGCAGATAGGACTGGCACAAGATTAATTGCcacaagaaacttttttttaaaaaaaaaaaagatgttggaTGGGGAGATGATTGGAACAGCTGAATATGGGCCAGTAGTGGGACAGGATATTGTAATACCAATGCATCATACATGGAACTTCGTGTTGTTATGGTTACTCTTCATTGCAGGTAAAGTTTGGTAAGATGTGGAGTCTGAATGGGACATTGGTGAATGAGTTCATTCTCCTAGGCTTCACCAGCCACCCTACGTTGCAGCGTCTTCTGTTGGCAATGAGCCTAGCCATTTCTCTGGTCACGATCATTGGAAACAGCCTGATTGTCTTCTTGATCTGGGTCGAgcctggcctccacacaggcatGTATTTTTTTATTGGGAACCTCTCTTTGCTGGACATATTCTTCACCCTGATCACCATCCCTCAAATGCTTGCCCACTTGGCCTCTGGCACAAAGTCCATCTCTTTCAACCGATGCATGGCCCAACTCAACCTGACTCTGTCCTGCGGAATGACTGAATGCTTCATCCTGGCTTGTATGGCATACGACCGCTATGTGGCCATCTGCCAACCTTTGCATTACCCCACCCTCATGAGAATGCAGATATGCATGAAGATAGCAGGTGCCTGCTGGGCTGGAGGATTCCTCAATGCTGCAGCACTGACCACTGTCACCACCAGCTTCCCTTTCTGTGGACCCAACCAGATCAACCATTTCTTTTGTGAGGAGCCAGCAGTGTTGCCACTGGCCTGCATGGACACCTACAGTGTGGAGATTCTCATATTTGCACTGAATGTGGTTGTTCTCATGCTGCCTTTTACCTTCATAGTGATCTCATATATCCATATTTCCAGAGTGGTACTCAGAATGTGCTCAGGTGAGGGACGCCAACGAGCATTTTCTACCTGTGCTACACATCTCATTGTTGTCACATTGTTCTATAGCACCATCGGCTTTACATACTTGCAGCCCCGGTCTAACCGTTCTGCAGATCAAGAGAAGAGGGCCTCAGTCTTTTATGCTTTGGTCTCCCCTATGCTGAACCCCATCATCTATAGCTTGAGGAACAAAGATGTCAAAGGAGCTTTGGCCAAAGTGTTGAGGAAATTCAGATAAAAATTTCCCATATGGCATATTGAGTACATGACCGTCTCAATCCAAATCTGCCAATCCACCACAGTACACAGAACCTGGAACCAAGACAAGGCTAGAAACAGTGACATGCAAACTGAACCACAgcattgctgccacaagctagctcagctgcagcctctcctttatagccagcctcccattcactagtgcaataacctcttgcagctgggttactttagtctggctcctaaAAATACTTTGCATCCAATTCAGCTTGCCCCATAGCTTctaacctgctgctgtgtctcctttgctgtaagctagtATGAAGTCTCCTCctgtgttgctcctggggctctggagatgggGCGGTGATGGAGCTGGCAGAATccctctggcttagtatcaagaggctgaagagtctcagagctagaccctggctggggaatctcagagcttggacctggcagTGGATCCCAGCCTaaggctctgcctgagcctctggacttGGTCCTACAGaaactactgactgctcaggctctgtGTTTACAGtcagtgcctgggaatctggaaccaaaactatcccctcctctccatctgagtcttcctcccaggggtccccagccagaccaggctgagccataactgTATGCTACAATAAATGCCAATAAATGATGATATATCTGGAAACATAATGTTTAATATCCACGGAccttatctatctatataaaaagctaacagtgtttttgttagtggtagtataactcagtaactgctgggccaattcctctgaaaattcccagccactatagtcatcCAGGTGAGAGAGtgtttagatgttcacatacctgaaatttcatgcctggcccaggtaaaacacctttttcctggtgctccatggtgaaggacatacagctgcctgtgtgtatctgccacccttagaatgtccgtgcagcttagaatgttcactcagatggccagatatgagcagtggaaacagtacatatgcagtaactcgagtggaagtgaaacacatacacacacatacacacgagggagagggaagggatggagataAGGGAGAGGGCaaaatgcaaagggaaagagaaattagagaggggagagggagagcagtggcatacctgagaatgggaggcagggggcccagcatcttgatatgacccacccgccctagcggagggaaagggaagggagggagggggaggggtggcatgcaagggaaaagaagtgagggagggaagacagtgaggggcgacatgcaagggatgggaaggaggggccaggcaccctagattccctgaatactgcagttacagttaagataACCAGGCACGccttactcaggaataagcttggtacagcaaccgtgacatactttgaatggctgcatcgtgcccctaagagggtttcctcagaagtgacacccattgataccaaccaaacttactcccagggaaaggatcatgaccagccagcctagatgtctgag
Encoded here:
- the LOC125444182 gene encoding olfactory receptor 2D3-like is translated as MWSLNGTLVNEFILLGFTSHPTLQRLLLAMSLAISLVTIIGNSLIVFLIWVEPGLHTGMYFFIGNLSLLDIFFTLITIPQMLAHLASGTKSISFNRCMAQLNLTLSCGMTECFILACMAYDRYVAICQPLHYPTLMRMQICMKIAGACWAGGFLNAAALTTVTTSFPFCGPNQINHFFCEEPAVLPLACMDTYSVEILIFALNVVVLMLPFTFIVISYIHISRVVLRMCSGEGRQRAFSTCATHLIVVTLFYSTIGFTYLQPRSNRSADQEKRASVFYALVSPMLNPIIYSLRNKDVKGALAKVLRKFR